A window of the Fusarium poae strain DAOMC 252244 chromosome 3, whole genome shotgun sequence genome harbors these coding sequences:
- a CDS encoding hypothetical protein (TransMembrane:1 (i9-26o)~BUSCO:10599at5125~CAZy:GH47) produces MLPLRRRGRFYAIVAVVMVFLLYRFTQDSWPHSPHFDTVKKPDQSVSEPVQGSKEAFEPPVVPPPVQLPDSEKDSNSANKPKPVVSQGETKLPGKVPDDVHEKIDTPVEDKPTVEKPIQTGDDTKGGVPGEKTDDTNPPVEQAPPQIPSIQFKDPPKQADNPDIPQVNVDGSNIHWTKPKEHFPIPPESIRPIPTGTAPNVYRIQFDFQAEDVQTSATRLERLKRVKSEIVRAWSGYRKSAFMHDELSPASMKYRDSFCGWGATLVDSLDTLWIAGMKDEFDEAAKAVAKIDFTYTDRNDIPVFETTIRYLGGLIGAYDVSGGANGQYKILLDKAVELAEILMGIFDTPNRMPLLYYRWREPYASQPHRAGTVGVAELATLSLEFTRLAQLTGTAKYYDAIDRITDALVDMQAAGTQIPGLFPERINASGCNRTVDTQAGSLSQEAQKQVDAADMTKEPQGFDPTKQGEDAGSPPQVPQGDSRWQDKLRRRGLPAADQSAPPPASQPAPPLTANGATADWDCKPQGLVASSPNVGHYHMGGAQDSAYEYFPKQYLLLNGLEPKYRALYENTIDAINEWLLYRPMIKDEGWDVFFTGKLTTSSRGDSEWTKNYEMTHLTCFIGGMYGLGGKIFGRDGDIDKAKKLTDGCVWAYQSTATGLMPEYAHLVACPALEKCPFSEESWYEDLDPNSEWRDSEFSKWSEGEALKKLAEGSAVAPASPPAAAVPNSQPPVAQAEAGINPPAQAPKVVRRAGIPMPELDKSMEEDSSEFGSTLPDSLKQKIGLNKAEEEKAGISKIEAEKANPAQDAAGKTSETKPAIPDSFDARVHGAQVVSPNDVPPERPQTHEEYVKSRIEKERLPPGYTDIQNRNYLLRPEAVESVWYMYRITGDTTWMDKGWKMFEATIAATRTEFANSAIEDVTDTTQNGLKDEMESFWIAETLKYYYLLFSAPNVISLDEWVLNTEAHPFKRSI; encoded by the exons ATGCTTCCGCTCCGCAGACGTGGCCGATTTTACGCCATAGTCGCTGTGGTTATGGTTTTTCTGCTGTATCGCTTCACGCAAGATTCATGGCCACACTCACCCCACTTCGATACCGTAAAGAAGCCAGACCAGTCAGTCTCTGAGCCAGTACAGGGCTCTAAAGAAGCTTTTGAACCGCCCGTCGTACCGCCGCCAGTCCAGCTCCCTGATTCCGAAAAGGATTCCAACTCGGCCAATAAACCTAAACCGGTCGTATCTCAGGGCGAAACAAAATTGCCAGGGAAGGTTCCCGACGATGTACACGAGAAGATCGATACACCGGTGGAAGATAAGCCAACCGTTGAGAAACCTATTCAAACTGGGGATGATACCAAGGGAGGAGTGCCGGGAGAAAAGACGGACGACACAAATCCACCTGTAGAGCAAGCTCCGCCGCAGATTCCTTCTATTCAGTTCAAGGACCCCCCTAAGCAAGCCGATAACCCTGATATTCCCCAAGTTAACGTCGATGGTTCCAATATCCACTGGACCAAGCCCAAGGAGCATTTCCCCATTCCTCCCGAGTCCATCAGACCGATCCCGACTGGCACCGCCCCCAATGTCTACAGGATTCAATTTGACTTCCAGGCTGAAGATGTTCAGACAAGCGCCACTCGCCTGGAACGGTTGAAACGTGTCAAGTCCGAAATTGTACGTGCTTGGTCTGGTTATCGCAAGTCTGCTTTTATGCATGACGAGCTCTCTCCTGCTTCCATGAAGTATCGCGACAGCTTTTGTGGGTGGGGTGCGACCCTTGTTGACTCGCTCGATACCCTGTGGATTGCTGGCATGAAAGACGAATTTGATGAAGCTGCTAAGGCTGTTGCAAAAATCGATTTCACCTACACCGACCGTAATGACATTCCCGTCTTTGAGACTACGATCCGCTATTTGGGTGGTCTAATCGGGGCTTACGATGTAAGCGGTGGAGCTAACGGACAGTACAAGATTCTGCTTGACAAGGCTGTTGAACTCGCCGAGATTCTTATGGGCATCTTTGACACGCCTAACCGCATGCCATTATTGTACTATCGATGGCGCGAGCCCTATGCGTCACAACCCCATCGTGCTGGCACTGTTGGAGTTGCCGAACTTGCTACTTTGTCTCTGGAGTTCACTCGACTTGCTCAGTTGACGGGCACCGCCAAATACTATGATGCTATTGATCGTATCACCGATGCTTTGGTAGATATGCAGGCTGCTGGGACACAAATTCCAGGACTGTTCCCGGAACGCATTAATGCCTCTGGGTGTAACAGAACCGTCGACACCCAGGCAGGAAGTCTTAGTCAAGAAGCTCAGAAGCAAGTCGACGCTGCCGATATGACTAAGGAGCCTCAAGGGTTTGACCCTACAAAGCAAGGTGAAGATGCAGGCTCCCCTCCACAAGTTCCTCAAGGTGATAGTCGTTGGCAAGACAAGCTTCGCCGTCGTGGTTTACCTGCGGCCGATCAGTCGGCGCCTCCGCCCGCAAGCCAGCCGGCACCGCCCCTGACCGCGAACGGGGCTACAGCTGACTGGGATTGCAAACCTCAAGGCCTTGTTGCTAGCAGCCCAAACGTCGGCCACTATCACATGGGAGGGGCTCAGGATTCAGCATACGAATATTTCCCCAAG CAATATTTACTTTTGAACGGCCTCGAACCCAAGTACCGTGCCTTGTATGAAAACACCATTGATGCCATCAATGAATGGCTACTTTACAGACCTATGATTAAGGACGAGGGCTGGGATGTGTTCTTCACTGGAAAATTAACCACTTCAAGCAGGGGAGACTCGGAGTGGACAAAGAACTATGAAATGACCCATCTGACATGTTTCATTGGAGGCATGTATGGGCTAGGTGGCAAGATCTTTGGCCGTGACGGCGATATTGATAAGGCTAAGAAGCTCACTGATGGCTGTGTATGGGCATATCAGTCAACTGCAACCGGTCTCATGCCCGAGTACGCTCATCTGGTAGCCTGCCCTGCCCTGGAAAAATGTCCCTTCAGCGAGGAGAGCTGGTACGAGGATCTCGATCCCAACAGCGAGTGGCGCGACAGTGAGTTTAGCAAGTGGTCGGAAGGCGAGGCACTCAAGAAGCTTGCCGAAGGCAGTGCTGTTGCCCCTGCTTCCCCTCCTGCTGCAGCAGTTCCCAACTCTCAGCCTCCGGTTGCCCAAGCTGAAGCTGGAATCAACCCGCCGGCTCAAGCCCCTAAGGTGGTCAGGCGGGCTGGTATACCGATGCCCGAATTGGACAAGAGCATGGAGGAGGACAGTTCGGAATTCGGCTCGACTCTTCCTGATTCTCTTAAACAGAAGATCGGTTTGAACAAGgctgaagaggaaaaggCTGGTATAAGTAAGATTGAGGCCGAGAAAGCCAATCCTGCTCAAGATGCAGCGGGGAAGACGTCTGAAACCAAACCTGCCATTCCAGACAGCTTTGATGCTAGGGTACATGGCGCACAAGTCGTTTCTCCAAACGACGTGCCTCCAGAGAGACCACAAACACATGAAGAATACGTCAAATCTAGGATTGAGAAGGAACGATTACCCCCAGGTTATACTGATATCCAGAATCGGAACTACCTGCTTCG ACCTGAAGCTGTTGAGTCTGTCTGGTACATGTATCGTATTACTGGCGATACTACCTGGATGGACAAGGGCTGGAAAATGTTTGAGGCCACAATCGCCGCGACCCGTACCGAGTTTGCGAATAGCGCTATTGAAGATGTTACAGATACGACGCAGAATGGCCTCAAGGACGAAATGGAGAGCTTCTGGATCGCCGAAACACTCAAGTACTATTACCTACTCTTTTCAGCACCTAACGTCATCAGTCTCGACGAATGGGTTCTGAATACCGAAGCGCATCCATTCAAGAGGTCTATATGA
- the CCT7 gene encoding T-complex protein 1 subunit eta (BUSCO:16100at5125), with amino-acid sequence MSFGGQTPTIIVLKEGTDTSQGKGQIISNINACLAVQATIKSTLGPYGGDLLMVDENGRQTITNDGATVMKLLDIVHPAARILVDIARSQDAEVGDGTTSVVVLAGEILKEVKEHVEQGVSSQIIIKGLRRASQMAVNKIKEIAISTNEANQRDTLIKLAGTAMTSKLIKRNTTFFTKMVVDAVLSLDQDDLNEKLIGMKKIPGGSLTDSLFVNGVAFKKTFSYAGFEQQPKSFDNPKIVCLNVELELKAEKDNAEVRVEQVSEYQAIVDAEWQIIYKKLDAIHKTGAKVVLSKLPIGDLATQFFADRDIFCAGRVAAEDMERVVQATGAVVQSTCSDILHEHLGTCGKFEERQIGGERFNFFEDCPEAKTCTLVLRGGAEQFIAEVERSLHDAIMIVKRAIRNQLIVGGGGAVEMEISAYLHQFADKNIPHKQQAIIKSFAKALEIIPRQLCDNAGFDATDILNKLRVEHRKGQTWAGVDFQNEGVTDMMERFVWEPALVKVNALQAATEASCLILGVDETIRNEESAKPQAPGQLPPGAAQRALRGRGRGMPRR; translated from the exons ATGTCATTCGGTGGCCAAACGCCAACGATTATCGTCCTCAAGGAAG GAACCGATACCTCTCAAGGAAAGGGACAAATCATCTCCAACATCAATGCCTGTCTCGCTGTTCAGGCTACTATCAAGTCCACTCTGGGTCCCTACGGCGGTGACCTTTTGATGGTTGATGAGAATGGCCGCCAAACTATTACCAACGATGGTGCTACCGTCATGAAG cttctCGATATTGTCCACCCCGCCGCCAGAATTCTCGTCGATATCGCCCGATCGCAAGACGCCGAAGTCGGTGATGGAACAACATCAGTCGTTGTGCTCGCCGGCGAGATTCTCAAGGAGGTTAAAGAGCACGTCGAGCAAGGCGTAAGCTCTCAGATCATCATCAAGGGTCTGCGAAGGGCGTCTCAAATGGCAgtcaacaagatcaaggaaaTTGCCATCAGCACGAATGAGGCTAACCAGCGTGATACTCTCATCAAGCTGGCTGGCACTGCCATGACCAGCAAGCTCATCAAGCGAAACACTACTTTCTTCACCAAGA TGGTTGTTGATGCTGTTTTGTCGCTCGATCAAGACGACCTGAACGAGAAGCTTATCGGCATGAAGAAGATTCCTGGTGGTTCCCTAACCGATTCTCTCTTTGTCAACGGTGTCGCCTTTAAGAAGACCTTCTCTTACGCTGGTTTCGAGCAACAACCAAAGTCTTTCGACAACCCCAAGATCGTGTGCCTAAACGTCGAGCTCGAGCTCAAGGCCGAGAAGGACAACGCCGAGGTCCGTGTTGAGCAGGTCTCCGAGTACCAGGCCATCGTCGACGCGGAGTGGCAAATTATCTACAAGAAGCTTGATGCTATTCACAAGACTGGTGCCAAGGTCGTTCTCAGCAAGCTGCCCATTGGTGACTTGGCCACCCAGTTCTTTGCCGACCGAGATATCTTCTGTGCTGGACGtgttgctgctgaggatATGGAGCGTGTCGTCCAGGCTACCGGTGCTGTCGTTCAGTCAACATGCTCCGATATCCTGCACGAGCATTTGGGTACTTGCGGCAAGTTTGAGGAGCGCCAGATTGGTGGTGAGCGATTCAACTTCTTCGAGGACTGCCCTGAAGCCAAGACCTGCACCCTCGTCCTACGCGGAGGTGCTGAGCAGTTCATTGCCGAGGTTGAGCGATCTCTGCACGATGCCATTATGATTGTTAAGAGAGCCATCCGAAACCAGCTTAtcgttggtggtggtggtgctgtTGAGATGGAGATTTCAGCATACCTTCACCAGTTCGCTGACAAGAACATCCCCCACAAACAACAAGCCATCATCAAGTCCTTCGCCAAGGCCCTTGAGATCATTCCCCGCCAGCTTTGCGACAACGCTGGCTTCGATGCTACCGATATCCTGAACAAGCTCCGTGTCGAGCACCGTAAGGGCCAGACATGGGCCGGTGTTGACTTCCAGAATGAAGGTGTTACTGACATGATGGAGCGATTCGTTTGGGAGCCCGCTCTTGTTAAGGTTAACGCTCTGCAGGCAGCGACCGAGGCTAGCTGCCTTATTCTCGGAGTCGATGAGACAATCCGCAACGAGGAGAGTGCTAAGCCCCAAGCCCCTGGTCAGCTGCCTCCTGGTGCTGCTCAGCGTGCTCTGCGGGGCCGTGGACGTGGCATGCCCCGGAGGTAA